The Bacteroidota bacterium genome includes a region encoding these proteins:
- the folB gene encoding dihydroneopterin aldolase encodes MGKLFVEGMKFHAFHGCNPDEAKTGGDYLVDVTVDTDFTKPSSSDKLSDAVDYVAIYNITKKEMSVRSNLIEHVAQRIHDSLRKKFPSVNKIKVKVVKINPPVGGEAKSVSAVISK; translated from the coding sequence ATGGGAAAACTTTTTGTTGAAGGAATGAAGTTTCACGCTTTTCACGGATGCAATCCGGATGAAGCAAAAACCGGAGGTGATTATTTGGTGGATGTAACAGTAGATACAGATTTTACAAAACCATCTTCATCCGACAAACTTTCAGATGCGGTTGATTATGTTGCGATATATAACATAACTAAAAAAGAAATGTCCGTCCGTTCCAATCTTATTGAGCATGTAGCTCAGCGGATTCACGATTCTTTGAGAAAAAAATTCCCATCCGTAAATAAGATAAAAGTAAAAGTGGTAAAGATTAATCCACCTGTTGGCGGAGAAGCAAAAAGCGTAAGTGCTGTGATTAGCAAATAG
- a CDS encoding choice-of-anchor B family protein has translation MKIKIQTGIFSFLFSLSIFSSAQMQLNMSLLSNWTNTSYPTNWTGGRFSDCWGYVDSLGREYAVIGSTVGSHIFDVTNPTTPVLVSFQVGMESSGNVVHRDYKTYQHYMYAVCDEGNSSLQIFDLQYLPDSVVKVYDSHSICKTAHNIFIDNGRIYFAGLRDNGGNPITLRVASLSNPEIPVVINDLSTPLFSYVHDVCVRKDTAFLSAGNDGFFIYDYKNPTSPSLIQSITSYPEQGYNHSSWVSADGKTVVFADETHGMGLKVYDISNINNPTLKSIFRSNLLNVSDSMGPNGSIPHNPFILGTKVFISYYHDGVQCFDISNTSSPFQAGYYDTHPGDIDYTGYGPGCWGVYPYLPSRHIIGSDIANGLFVLDGTQLLGVNEENSFSSDVIIFPNPNTGKFNLKMNQFEDLKMNSIEIYNVYGEKIYRADNFQINQSSNFQIDISSFCAGIYLMKVSDNKTSLTKKIIKTN, from the coding sequence ATGAAAATAAAAATACAAACGGGAATTTTTTCCTTCTTATTTTCTCTTTCTATTTTTTCCAGCGCACAAATGCAGTTAAACATGTCACTGCTTTCTAACTGGACAAACACATCCTATCCGACCAACTGGACAGGAGGACGATTCAGTGATTGCTGGGGCTATGTTGATTCATTAGGCAGAGAATATGCGGTCATCGGGTCTACTGTTGGTTCACATATTTTTGATGTAACAAATCCAACTACTCCAGTGCTAGTAAGTTTTCAAGTCGGAATGGAATCTTCAGGCAACGTGGTGCACCGTGATTATAAAACATATCAGCATTATATGTATGCTGTTTGCGATGAAGGAAATTCTTCTCTCCAGATTTTCGATTTACAATATTTGCCCGATTCCGTTGTCAAAGTTTATGACAGCCATAGCATTTGCAAAACAGCCCACAATATTTTTATTGATAACGGACGGATCTATTTCGCGGGCTTGAGAGACAATGGAGGAAATCCCATCACATTACGCGTGGCTTCGCTTAGCAACCCTGAAATTCCTGTCGTGATAAATGATTTATCTACTCCCCTGTTCAGTTATGTGCATGATGTGTGTGTAAGGAAAGACACCGCTTTTCTTTCGGCAGGAAATGATGGATTTTTTATTTATGATTACAAGAACCCAACTTCTCCTTCTCTCATTCAAAGCATCACCAGTTACCCGGAACAAGGATACAATCATAGCAGTTGGGTTAGCGCTGACGGAAAAACTGTTGTGTTCGCGGATGAAACACACGGCATGGGATTGAAAGTTTATGACATATCAAATATTAATAATCCCACTCTCAAAAGTATTTTTCGTTCCAACCTGCTGAATGTTTCTGATTCGATGGGACCAAACGGAAGCATTCCTCACAATCCATTTATTTTAGGAACAAAAGTTTTTATTTCATACTATCATGATGGCGTTCAGTGTTTCGATATTTCAAATACTTCTTCGCCTTTTCAGGCTGGCTATTATGACACACATCCGGGTGACATAGATTATACCGGCTATGGACCCGGATGCTGGGGAGTGTATCCCTATCTTCCTTCGCGCCATATCATCGGGTCTGACATTGCAAATGGCTTATTCGTTCTGGATGGAACGCAACTGCTCGGAGTGAATGAAGAAAATTCTTTTTCATCCGATGTAATTATTTTTCCGAATCCGAACACCGGAAAATTCAATTTGAAGATGAATCAATTTGAAGATTTGAAAATGAACAGCATAGAAATTTATAATGTTTACGGAGAAAAAATTTATCGGGCCGATAATTTTCAAATTAATCAATCATCAAATTTTCAAATCGATATTTCTTCTTTCTGTGCGGGGATTTATCTGATGAAAGTATCCGACAATAAAACTTCTCTGACAAAAAAAATAATCAAGACAAATTGA
- a CDS encoding type IX secretion system membrane protein PorP/SprF, which translates to MSFGIFPSAICQQMPYYTQFKPNSIMLNPGVAGTKRIVDARMNYRNQWTGFDNAPVTMGVSANSRILGGTMGVGAAYFTDKTGPTKRSDFSFAYSFHAKFDDVELSVGAAVHNLSYTVDGTKLHMHIPIDNAIDLASSQTKKVWDASAGLLFYNDRFHLGLSLLNLLEPSINYYPETDTVHKTNIRMVPHVYGSVGYNWSGQPDWIWENSLQVLYAQANPMTIDYNLRLHYLQKVFGGVSVRLRDAIALHAGVTFMEEFHISYSYDIITSPLRSFQSGSHEIMLAWSSNIGLDKKKKYDVSRFKRQKYGFMF; encoded by the coding sequence TTGAGTTTTGGAATTTTTCCATCTGCCATCTGTCAGCAGATGCCTTATTACACACAGTTCAAGCCGAACAGCATAATGCTCAATCCCGGAGTAGCGGGAACAAAAAGAATTGTTGATGCCAGAATGAATTACAGAAATCAATGGACAGGATTTGATAATGCGCCTGTAACGATGGGAGTTTCTGCCAACTCGAGAATATTAGGCGGCACAATGGGAGTGGGAGCAGCCTATTTTACTGACAAAACCGGACCCACCAAGCGCTCTGATTTTTCTTTTGCATATTCTTTCCATGCTAAGTTTGATGATGTAGAACTTTCCGTTGGCGCTGCAGTTCATAATCTTTCCTATACGGTTGACGGAACAAAACTTCACATGCACATTCCGATAGACAATGCCATTGATCTAGCTTCTTCCCAAACGAAAAAAGTTTGGGATGCCAGCGCAGGTCTTTTATTTTACAACGACCGTTTTCATCTCGGATTGAGTTTGCTGAATCTTCTTGAACCATCCATTAATTATTATCCCGAAACCGATACCGTGCACAAAACAAACATCCGAATGGTGCCTCACGTTTATGGAAGTGTGGGATACAATTGGTCAGGGCAGCCGGATTGGATTTGGGAAAACTCTTTGCAGGTTTTATACGCACAGGCAAACCCCATGACGATTGATTACAATCTTCGGCTTCATTATCTGCAAAAAGTTTTTGGCGGTGTGTCTGTAAGGTTGCGCGATGCTATTGCACTTCATGCAGGAGTAACTTTCATGGAAGAGTTTCATATAAGCTACTCTTACGATATAATTACTTCTCCTCTGCGTTCATTTCAAAGCGGCTCTCACGAAATTATGCTGGCATGGAGTTCAAATATTGGTTTGGATAAGAAAAAGAAATACGATGTCAGCCGGTTTAAAAGACAGAAATACGGATTCATGTTCTAA
- a CDS encoding gliding motility-associated C-terminal domain-containing protein, protein MRIFIFCFLPSAFCHLNAQSFVPLSANAGNNTGICPNDSVQIGGNPSATGGTPLYTYSWQPTSGLDFPNSPNPNAFPSTPTDYTLTVTDAVGNSSVDIIFVDTFPLPNVSAGPDMTIIEGTNTQLLGSGAVNYYWYPWQTLYNQNSANPIAEPSDTTIYCVGGVDGNGCANYDCMVLFVIPSDELVVYNAFTPNGDGLNDVFYIGNIQKYPESKFEVFNRNGKLVYQASPYLNDWNGRVDGVDLPCATYYYVLSPGSGKSKMQGAVTIIR, encoded by the coding sequence TTGAGGATTTTTATTTTCTGCTTTCTGCCTTCTGCCTTCTGCCATTTAAACGCTCAATCTTTCGTTCCTCTTTCTGCCAATGCGGGAAACAATACAGGCATTTGTCCGAATGATTCTGTGCAGATAGGAGGCAATCCTTCAGCAACGGGCGGAACGCCTCTTTACACCTATTCCTGGCAGCCAACTTCAGGACTTGATTTTCCGAATTCACCCAATCCAAATGCCTTTCCTTCCACGCCAACCGATTATACACTTACCGTTACAGATGCAGTTGGAAATTCTTCCGTAGATATTATTTTTGTAGATACTTTTCCGTTGCCAAACGTAAGTGCAGGACCTGATATGACAATTATTGAAGGAACAAATACGCAGCTCCTTGGCAGCGGTGCGGTGAATTACTATTGGTATCCCTGGCAAACTCTTTACAATCAGAATTCAGCAAATCCAATTGCTGAACCTTCTGATACAACTATATATTGTGTTGGAGGGGTTGATGGAAATGGCTGTGCAAATTACGATTGCATGGTTCTGTTTGTTATTCCAAGCGATGAACTTGTTGTTTACAATGCATTCACTCCAAACGGAGATGGCTTGAATGATGTTTTCTATATCGGAAATATTCAAAAATATCCTGAAAGTAAATTTGAAGTATTCAACCGCAATGGCAAACTTGTTTATCAGGCATCGCCTTATTTAAATGACTGGAACGGAAGAGTTGACGGGGTTGATCTTCCCTGCGCCACGTATTATTATGTATTGAGTCCCGGAAGCGGAAAATCAAAAATGCAGGGGGCGGTAACTATCATAAGATGA
- a CDS encoding phage holin family protein, whose protein sequence is MNFLIRLIISTLAVLVTAYILPGVYVDSFVTAVIVAFVLGCLNVLVKPLLILFSLPAVIFTFGLFLIVINTLIILLADKLVDGFRVNGFWQALLFSIVMWIVTSIFNAIKKRDERAQ, encoded by the coding sequence ATGAATTTTTTAATCCGACTGATTATTTCCACGCTGGCTGTTCTTGTGACTGCCTATATTTTACCGGGAGTTTATGTAGATAGTTTTGTGACTGCAGTAATTGTTGCTTTTGTTCTTGGATGCCTCAATGTTCTAGTAAAACCTCTCTTGATTTTATTTTCACTTCCGGCAGTAATTTTTACTTTCGGATTATTTCTGATTGTAATAAATACATTGATAATTCTTCTTGCTGATAAACTGGTTGACGGATTTCGCGTGAACGGATTCTGGCAGGCGTTGTTGTTCAGTATAGTAATGTGGATAGTAACAAGCATATTTAACGCAATAAAGAAAAGAGATGAACGCGCGCAGTAG
- a CDS encoding gliding motility-associated C-terminal domain-containing protein, producing MKIYFSLFIKKRSITHAVFLLFVIGLRSSQCFSQDFVNNGDVISNLNGNIIFVNGNISDLSNGTFENTGSIYLTGDWTNNAGNPAFTITPGGTVLMVGATQNIQGSSVTEFYNLTLSGSGVKQLTGIDAIVKNTLNLNDRELSTNTNTAFVTNTSLNAITRTSGFVSSLGNGALVRSMASTGTYLFPVGSSIAPARYRPVDIVTATSSANAFAVRLANTEATNEGFNIFQKQSTIQNVNPLYYHRIRRDSGSTAADITIYFDAVLDGNFAGIAHWQNQPQWEDINAGSASGNYGLSALSKQVWNDFSPDAFALINDECGEFFVPTAFSPNNDGQNDFECVYGKCIETLLFSIYDRWGEKVFETEDKNLCWDGKYRGKLMNTGVFVYTLHATFKSGQEITKKGNIGLVR from the coding sequence ATGAAAATTTACTTTTCTCTTTTTATTAAAAAACGCAGCATCACTCATGCGGTTTTTTTATTGTTCGTCATCGGACTTCGCTCATCTCAATGCTTTTCACAGGACTTTGTAAATAATGGCGATGTTATTTCTAACCTCAACGGCAACATTATTTTTGTTAACGGAAACATCAGCGATCTTTCAAACGGAACTTTTGAAAATACCGGCTCCATTTACTTAACCGGTGATTGGACAAACAATGCCGGCAATCCTGCATTTACAATTACGCCTGGCGGAACCGTGTTGATGGTGGGTGCTACTCAGAATATTCAGGGAAGCAGTGTAACCGAATTTTACAATCTCACCCTTTCAGGCAGCGGTGTCAAACAATTAACCGGCATTGATGCCATAGTGAAAAATACACTTAACCTTAATGACCGCGAATTGTCCACCAACACAAATACTGCTTTTGTAACTAACACATCCCTAAATGCAATTACCCGCACAAGTGGTTTTGTTAGCAGTTTAGGAAACGGAGCATTGGTGCGCAGCATGGCATCAACAGGCACTTATCTTTTTCCGGTTGGTTCGAGTATTGCACCTGCACGATACCGACCGGTGGATATTGTAACGGCAACTAGTTCGGCAAATGCTTTTGCTGTTCGATTGGCTAACACGGAGGCTACCAACGAGGGATTCAATATTTTTCAAAAACAATCCACCATTCAAAATGTTAATCCGCTGTATTATCACCGCATCCGAAGAGACAGTGGCAGTACGGCTGCAGACATTACTATTTATTTTGATGCAGTGCTTGACGGAAATTTTGCAGGCATCGCGCACTGGCAAAATCAGCCGCAATGGGAAGATATAAATGCAGGTTCTGCATCAGGTAATTATGGATTAAGTGCGTTGAGCAAACAGGTATGGAACGACTTTTCTCCTGATGCATTTGCTTTGATAAACGATGAATGTGGAGAATTTTTTGTTCCTACTGCTTTCTCTCCTAACAACGATGGTCAAAATGATTTTGAATGTGTTTACGGAAAGTGTATAGAAACTCTTTTGTTTTCCATCTATGACCGCTGGGGAGAAAAAGTGTTTGAGACCGAAGACAAAAATCTGTGTTGGGATGGAAAATACAGAGGCAAACTAATGAATACCGGTGTGTTTGTTTACACCCTGCACGCTACTTTCAAGTCGGGTCAAGAAATAACTAAAAAAGGTAACATAGGATTAGTGCGATGA
- a CDS encoding PorP/SprF family type IX secretion system membrane protein has product MKNKSKKFLIQNSKELFLLTFELFLFCLFCLLPTAYCFSQDIHFSQFYMNPLAMNPANAGADRNEMQAILNYKDQWRSVASPYKTIALSCDKRIQKKKSAMDFWAVGINFFNDKAGDINMKTFQANISAAYHHYLSKEKYSSVGVGLQTGFAQRSISYDAVTWGNQFDGNSYNPFLPTGEPASGTSYAYGDFLSTGVLYSYNNTSGRIKVTDNHELKVNLGFSVFHITQPKYSFYESGEKIYMKYVLHGNALLSVPNTNIAFAPGFMYFRQGPAQEIYPGTLIRYKLRQASKYTGYYKSMAISVGAFLRMKDAIAPVVLFENAGYSIGLSYDVNVSDLKVASTGRGGFEISLKYQMPVRAIYGSRSKF; this is encoded by the coding sequence ATGAAAAACAAAAGCAAAAAGTTTTTAATTCAAAATTCAAAAGAGTTGTTCCTTTTGACTTTTGAATTATTCCTCTTTTGCCTTTTTTGCCTACTGCCTACTGCCTACTGCTTTTCACAGGACATTCACTTCTCGCAGTTTTATATGAATCCGCTTGCCATGAATCCGGCAAATGCTGGTGCAGATAGAAATGAGATGCAGGCAATTCTGAATTATAAGGACCAATGGAGAAGTGTTGCTTCTCCCTATAAAACTATTGCCCTTTCCTGCGATAAGAGAATTCAAAAGAAAAAAAGTGCTATGGATTTTTGGGCAGTGGGCATAAATTTTTTTAATGACAAAGCAGGGGATATTAATATGAAAACATTTCAGGCAAATATCTCGGCTGCCTATCATCATTATCTGAGCAAGGAAAAATATTCTTCTGTTGGTGTTGGATTGCAAACCGGTTTTGCACAGCGAAGCATTAGTTATGACGCGGTAACCTGGGGCAATCAATTTGACGGGAACAGCTACAATCCCTTTCTCCCTACAGGCGAACCTGCCAGTGGCACTTCCTACGCCTATGGAGATTTTCTAAGCACCGGAGTTTTATATTCCTATAATAATACGTCCGGAAGAATAAAAGTCACTGATAATCATGAGTTGAAAGTTAATCTGGGATTTTCTGTTTTTCATATCACGCAACCCAAGTATTCATTTTATGAATCGGGAGAGAAAATATATATGAAATATGTTTTGCATGGCAACGCTCTGCTTAGTGTGCCCAATACGAATATTGCCTTTGCTCCCGGTTTTATGTATTTCAGACAAGGTCCGGCTCAGGAAATTTATCCGGGCACATTGATCAGATATAAACTCAGGCAAGCAAGCAAGTACACCGGTTATTATAAGTCAATGGCAATTTCAGTGGGCGCTTTCCTGAGAATGAAAGATGCCATTGCTCCTGTTGTATTATTCGAAAATGCGGGTTATAGTATCGGACTCAGTTATGATGTAAATGTCTCTGATTTGAAAGTAGCTTCAACAGGCAGAGGAGGATTTGAAATTTCTCTGAAGTATCAAATGCCTGTTAGAGCCATTTACGGAAGCAGGTCTAAATTTTAA